The following are encoded in a window of Salmo trutta chromosome 9, fSalTru1.1, whole genome shotgun sequence genomic DNA:
- the setbp1 gene encoding SET-binding protein isoform X2 encodes MESRDLVSSARPKEVELGGGRAEPEEQEQERVGLGPASRGDEVIGDVMGERWGSQGEGEGLEEQEFSIKEASFQEGSLKLKIQTTKRTKKPPKSLENYICPPEIRMTIRPPPGEGRGGRLGGRAAQDKGPPRKRTYERPFRAAEPKEGGLLQLLGDVTPPKHQSKPSILHTTPLPPHTLIHQPQQQHTQPPQLTHQHTHSPAWATPPSASPANPVHTEPSREPAGANRSPLSDLAPSFLKPPMKRVPGSPSPRSFSPSPQRPLSPDSVLPVVTDASILNLTSLSRGRGLQEVSEQLFGNIKRKYGRKDPQRTLGNTHNAELPWGRMAEKDAESLIVLDERQKYRREETPELDREEKESIVRTRKEEEREMPALGAPELMEEGIGRKRRRRRCLQESLTQQDQSEQLQGTDITERSKSGPPEPKVAHKMEGNKMESHKRETHKMEGNKMESHKRETHKMEGNKMESHKRETHKMEGNKMDSHRSESRSGWREEGSQLEADGEKGEKGERADKGERTEIGERTEIGERVEKGARVMSGANMESAMIQSWVRKNPVGHPRSATDPHKHPDPNPSPRLPSPNPNHIPNSRSTLNPNPRPPNLSPIFNPNPKTSLKPSPNPSPSLPKTKDRWSYLKSRSPPNLVQRESGRSPLSAMCEPPSAFPITPSSPLYTNTDSLTVHTPTKRKRGRPKKQPLLTVETIHEGTSTSPLSPLARDSPAGLSRRRKTTLGQIASGSTSPNANELKVKRGEGAHVRPVKRLKLGKVQSILNEILSCSSQHGSLALKSASAPVSSAMTVMASTIEARLGKQINVSKRGTIYIGKKRGRKPRSDTQTLPPRGGGAKPPVPASMSSLYNRLLVPSTPPLSSSTLLLRPHTLSSLCLPGPHGPHSDATMPSLQPISALPSKPPGRGLLGAGWKLSPPRLLANSPSHLSEGAASIKEVTLSPISESHSEETIPSDSGIGTDNNSTSDQTEKGTNARRRYSFDLCGFEAAESAVLEASSRGSRGRCEQPTVVDNFLSQQEKKQKHRRKRKCLQSRDHLNFLSELEEVVVKLQQLHVSHRRYASCYPQHPYPSIFRLNFHHHYYPLTYDPYPCDPAPYLRRTAELKAKRRRGRPAKTSEPITSKLPFVQGFGYPLAAGNYYAPYAMPYAPPLSLGYYAPSPPLYLPHHPHGPSPPSPFMRPAVPPPKFHSGGHSKLQASSGPLQGSSGRGEGLGSLGGGGLGGVRLHKRKHKHKHKHKEETNLLSPHDRQELGGLFSGAKTNGLLNLLTDRWEMTNQKRQEKQRGGGRGSRGGSRGAMFASNPLSSLSMDHVQFRQRTPGEPVSSFVSNYSSQSLRPDLTSDLFRLREEKEEGSGHGRRRGLAVFGEEGVMSFHNARKEKIHEREESFHSSSSTLTGVPGKRRYKRHEVEQIHGEVRRMCSLNNQRSFEHVQKILRVKRLQRQAKTGNNVVKRRPGRPRKHPIDEFEPNNYGSDIGRGFGMPVLERCVDLPGKRSLRPSPAPQALEFSNHDSISVAIETVVHRARSLVPLPTRGGKRRGRPRKEEGGDMAFH; translated from the exons ACCTATGAGAGACCCTTCAGAGCAGCAGAACCTAAAGAGGGGGGGCTACTGCAACTACTTGGGGATGTCACCCCCCCGAAACACCAGTCCAAGCCCTCTATCCTACACACCACACCActgcccccacacacactcatacaccaaccccaacagcaacacacacagcCACCACAACTCACTCACCAACATACACACAGTCCAGCCTGGGCCACGCCTCCCTCCGCATCCCCAGCCAATCCAGTGCATACTGAGCCCAGCAGAGAACCAGCGGGAGCCAATAGGAGCCCTCTCTCTGATCTGGCCCCTTCCTTCCTCAAACCTCCAATGAAGAGAGTCCCAGGAAGCCCCTCCCCTCGCTCTTTCAGCCCCTCTCCCCAGCGACCCCTGAGCCCTGATTCCGTGTTGCCCGTAGTAACGGACGCCAGCATTCTGAACCTGACCTCTCTCTCCAGAGGACGGGGCTTACAGGAGGTCAGTGAGCAGCTGTTTGGAAACATCAAGAGGAAGTACGGCAGGAAGGACCCCCAGAGGACTCTGGGTAATACCCACAATGCTGAGCTGCCATGGGGGAGGATGGCAGAGAAAGATGCGGAGAGTCTGATAGTTCTGGATGAAAGGCAGAAGTACAGGAGGGAGGAGACCCCTGAGCtggacagagaagagaaggagagcatAGTGAGGacaagaaaggaggaggagagggagatgccAGCGCTTGGTGCTCCTGAGCTGATGGAAGAGGGAATAGGGAGGAAACGGAGGAGGAGGCGGTGTCTCCAGGAGTCACTCACCCAGCAAGACCAATCAGAACAGCTGCAGGGCACTGACATCACAGAGAGGAGCAAATCAGGGCCTCCAGAGCCCAAAGTGGCCCACAAGATGGAAGGCAACAAGATGGAGTCTCATAAAAGAGAGACCCACAAGATGGAAGGCAACAAGATGGAGTCTCATAAAAGAGAGACCCACAAGATGGAAGGCAACAAGATGGAGTCTCATAAAAGAGAGACCCACAAGATGGAAG GCAACAAGATGGACTCCCACAGGAGTGAATCTCGGTCAGGATGGCGTGAGGAGGGTAGCCAGCTTGAGGCAGacggagagaaaggggagaaaggagaaagagcagataagggagagagaacagagataggagagagaacagagataggTGAGAGAGTGGAGAAAGGAGCAAGGGTGATGAGTGGGGCCAACATGGAATCAGCCATGATCCAGAGCTGGGTGAGGAAGAACCCAGTTGGCCATCCTAGATCAGCCACAGATCCCCACAAACACCCTGATCCCAACCCTAGCCCCAGACTGCCTAGCCCTAACCCCAACCATATCCCTAATTCAAGATCCactctcaaccctaaccctagaccgcCCAACCTAAGCCCCatatttaaccctaaccccaaaactAGCCTaaaacccagccctaaccccagccccagccttccCAAGACCAAGGACCGGTGGTCCTACCTGAAGTCCCGAAGCCCCCCCAACCTAGTCCAGAGGGAGAGTGGCCGAAGCCCCCTGTCAGCTATGTGTGAGCCCCCCTCTGCCTTCCCCATCACCCCCTCCAGCCCCCTGTACACCAACACAGACAGTCTGACTGTCCACACCCCCACCAAGCGCAAACGAGGTCGTCCCAAAAAACAACCCCTGCTCACTGTGGAAACCATCCATGAGGgcacctccacctcccccctgaGCCCTCTAGCCCGGGACAGCCCTGCTGGGCTCAGCCGTAGGAGAAAGACCACGCTTGGCCAAATCGCATCTGGTTCCACTAGCCCTAATGCTAATGAGTTGAAAGTGAAGCGCGGTGAGGGTGCCCATGTCAGGCCGGTGAAGAGGCTGAAGCTGGGGAAGGTGCAGAGCATCCTGAATGAGATCCTATCATGCTCCAGCCAACATGGAAGCCTGGCGCTGAAGTCCGCCTCGGCTCCAGTCTCTTCCGCCATGACAGTCATGGCCTCTACCATTGAGGCTCGTCTGGGGAAGCAGATCAACGTCAGTAAAAGAGGAACCATCTACATcgggaagaagagggggaggaagccGCGCTCTGACACCCAAACCCTTCCCCCCAGAGGTGGGGGGGCCAAGCCCCCTGTGCCTGCCTCCATGTCCAGCCTGTACAACAGACTCCTAGTGCCTTCCACCCCCCCTCTCAGCTCCAGTACCCTCCTCCTCAGACCCcacaccctgtcctctctgtgCCTCCCCGGCCCTCACGGCCCCCACTCTGACGCCACCATGCCCAGCCTGCAGCCCATCAGTGCCCTGCCCTCTAAACCCCCAGGCAGGGGGCTACTGGGTGCCGGCTGGAAGCTGTCTCCCCCGCGCCTCTTGGCCAACTCCCCGTCCCACCTATCTGAGGGGGCGGCGTCCATCAAGGAGGTGACGCTGTCACCCATCAGTGAATCACACAGCGAGGAGACTATTCCCAGCGACAGCGGCATAGGGACGGACAACAACAGCACCTCTGACCAGACAGAGAAGGGGACCAACGCTCGACGCAG GTACTCGTTTGACCTGTGTGGGTTTGAGGCTGCGGAGTCTGCCGTTCTGGAGGCGTCCAGTCGCGGCAGTAGGGGTCGCTGTGAGCAGCCGACAGTGGTGGACAACTTCCTGTCCCAGCAGGAGAAGAAGCAGAAACACCGCAGGAAGAGGAAGTGTCTGCAGAGTAGAGACCACCTGAACTTCCTGTCTGAGCTAGAAGAG GTGGTGGTAAAGCTGCAGCAGCTACATGTGTCTCACCGACGCTACGCCTCCTGCTACCCCCAGCACCCCTACCCCTCCATCTTCCGCCTCAACttccaccatcactactaccccCTGACCTATGACCCCTACCCCTGTGACCCCGCCCCGTACCTTCGCAGGACCGCCGAGCTCAAGGCCAAGAGGAGGCGCGGCCGGCCCGCCAAAACCAGCGAGCCAATCACATCCAAGCTGCCTTTTGTCCAGGGGTTTGGGTATCCGCTGGCGGCGGGAAACTACTATGCACCATATGCCATGCCTTATGCCCCGCCTCTGAGCCTGGGCTACTACGCCCCATCCCCCCCCCTATACCTTCCCCACCATCCCCACGGCCCTTCACCACCCTCCCCCTTCATGAGGCCTGCCGTCCCCCCTCCGAAGTTCCACTCTGGGGGCCACTCCAAGCTCCAGGCATCTAGCGGCCCACTGCAGGGCTCCTCTGGTCGGGGAGAAGGACTGGGATCCTTGGGTGGTGGAGGTCTTGGAGGGGTGAGGCTCCACAAGAGGAAACataagcacaaacacaaacataagGAAGAAACCAACCTCCTCTCACCCCATGACAGACAGGAGCTGGGCGGGCTCTTCAGCGGTGCCAAGACCAATGGGCTGCTCAACCTGCTGACTGACAGGTGGGAGATGACCAACCAGAAGCGTCAGGAGAAGCAAAGGGGGGGTGGGAGAGGCTCTAGAGGGGGATCCAGGGGAGCGATGTTTGCATCgaaccctctctcttctctctctatggaCCATGTCCAGTTTCGCCAACGCACGCCCGGAGAGCCAGTGAGCAGCTTCGTGAGCAACTACAGCAGCCAATCACTGCGGCCAgatttgacctctgaccttttcAGATTgcgggaggagaaagaggagggcagTGGGCATGGCAGAAGGAGGGGCTTAGCAGTGTTCGGAGAGGAAGGGGTGATGTCGTTCCACAATGCCAGGAAAGAGAAGATCCATGAAAGAGAAGAGTCCTTCCACAGTTCTAGCTCCACTCTAACAG gtgttcCAGGTAAGAGGAGATATAAGCGTCATGAGGTGGAACAGATCCACGGTGAGGTCAGGAGGATGTGTTCTCTCAACAATCAGAGGAGTTTTGAGCACGTGCAGAAGATCCTGCGTGTGAAACGTCTCCAGCGCCAGGCCAAGACCGGCAACAACGTTGTCAAAAGGCGACCTGGTCGCCCCCGGAAACACCCCATTGATGAATTTGAACCCAACAATTACGGAAGCGACATAGGGAGGGGCTTTGGGATGCCGGTGCTGGAGAGGTGTGTGGACCTACCGGGAAAGCGGAGCTTAAGACCAAGTCCCGCCCCCCAGGCTCTGGAGTTTTCCAATCACGATTCAATCTCAGTGGCTATTGAGACGGTAGTTCACAGAGCACGTTCTCTGGTGCCCCTACCGACCAGAGGAGGGAAACGCAGGGGTAGACCCaggaaggaagagggaggggatATGGCGTTTCATTAG